One genomic segment of Trueperaceae bacterium includes these proteins:
- the tpiA gene encoding triose-phosphate isomerase yields the protein MRRPLIAGNWKMHKLPSEAAAWTRELLAGLEALEPLPCDVALMVPYTHLPGMARLTFGTAVALGAQDVSAHEEGAYTGEVSAAMVADTGAAYAVVGHSERRQYHGEDDELVRAKVRCALAAGLVPVLCVGETREQRDAGEAMGVVLGQLRGALEGLVLPSPDRLVVAYEPVWAIGTGLNATAADAQEMCAAVRAELRELLPGGGDVRVLYGGSMKPANAAELLAQPDVDGGLVGGASLSTSDLLAIVAACGQERP from the coding sequence ATGCGCCGGCCGCTGATAGCGGGCAACTGGAAGATGCACAAGCTGCCCAGCGAGGCGGCCGCCTGGACGCGCGAGCTGCTGGCCGGGCTGGAGGCGCTGGAGCCGCTGCCCTGCGACGTCGCGCTGATGGTGCCGTACACGCACCTGCCCGGCATGGCGCGGCTGACCTTCGGCACCGCCGTCGCCCTGGGCGCGCAGGACGTGTCGGCGCACGAGGAGGGCGCCTACACCGGCGAGGTCTCGGCGGCGATGGTCGCCGACACCGGGGCCGCCTACGCGGTCGTGGGGCACTCCGAGCGCCGGCAGTACCACGGCGAGGACGACGAGCTGGTGCGCGCCAAGGTGCGGTGCGCCCTGGCGGCGGGGCTCGTCCCGGTGCTGTGCGTGGGCGAGACGCGGGAGCAGCGCGACGCCGGGGAGGCCATGGGCGTGGTGCTGGGCCAGCTCCGCGGCGCGCTGGAGGGCCTCGTCTTGCCGTCCCCCGACCGCCTCGTCGTCGCGTACGAGCCCGTGTGGGCGATCGGCACGGGCCTCAACGCCACCGCCGCCGACGCCCAGGAGATGTGCGCGGCCGTGCGCGCCGAGCTGCGCGAGCTGCTGCCCGGAGGGGGCGACGTGCGGGTGCTCTACGGCGGCAGCATGAAGCCCGCGAACGCCGCCGAGCTGCTCGCCCAGCCGGACGTGGACGGCGGCCTCGTGGGCGGCGCCAGCCTCTCGACCTCTGACCTCCTCGCGATAGTCGCCGCGTGCGGCCAGGAGAGACCATGA